In a single window of the Mus musculus strain C57BL/6J chromosome 6, GRCm38.p6 C57BL/6J genome:
- the Tas2r140 gene encoding taste receptor type 2 member 140, translating into MNATVKCTLLIILGVEIIIGCLGNGFIAVVNIMDWAKRRKISLVDQIFTALAISRLAFVWSLLTVLFTSELYSALMTTRKVLIIFNNSWTVINHFNIWLATCLSIFYFLMIANFSNSIFLSLRWRVKTVVSVTLLMSLLLLFVNVLVINTFIVISVDVYKVNTSYSSHSDNNIHISRIFLFTNTIFTFIPFSVTLTIFLLLIFSLWTHLKNMQHNAKDSRDPSTTAHIKALQMMVTFLLLYTIFFLALVMQSSKMKFLSSTVFNYFFEVISLAFPSGHSCVLILGNSKLRQTFISTVWWLKSSFNAAELPGP; encoded by the coding sequence ATGAATGCTACTGTGAAGTGTACATTATTAATCATCTTAGGTGTAGAAATCATTATAGGGTGTTTAGGAAATGGATTCATAGCTGTGGTGAACATTATGGACTGGGCCAAGAGAAGAAAGATCTCCTTAGTGGATCAGATATTCACTGCTCTGGCCATCTCCAGACTTGCTTTTGTGTGGTCACTACTCACAGTTTTATTCACATCTGAGCTGTACTCAGCATTAATGACAACAAGAAAAGTGTTGATAATATTTAATAATTCCTGGACAGTGATCAATCATTTCAATATTTGGCTTGCTACATGTCTCAGcatcttttattttctcatgatagctaatttttcaaattctatttttctttccctaAGGTGGAGGGTAAAAACTGTGGTTTCAGTAACACTATTGATGTCACTTCTCCTCTTGTTTGTAAACGTTTTAGTCATAAACACATTTATTGTTATCTCAGTTGATGTATATAAAGTAAATACGTCCTACAGTTCTCATTCAGATAACAATATACATATTTCTAGGATTTTTTTATTTACCAACACTATATTCACATTCATACCCTTCAGTGTGACGCTGACAATTTTTCTCCTGCTCATCTTCTCACTATGGACTCATCTGAAGAACATGCAACACAATGCCAAAGACTCCAGAGACCCCAGCACCACAGCCCATATTAAGGCCCTGCAAATGATGGTCACCTTTCTCTTATTATACACCATTTTCTTTCTGGCACTTGTCATGCAATCTTCAAAAATGAAGTTTCTTTCGAGCACTGtgttcaattatttttttgagGTTATATCACTTGCTTTTCCTTCGGGCCACTCTTGTGTCCTAATTCTGGGAAATTCTAAGCTCAGACAGACTTTTATATCCACAGTATGGTGGCTGAAGTCCAGTTTTAATGCTGCAGAACTCCCAGGTCCTTAG